CGCGAGACGGAAGGATTGGTGTGATGATGGCCCGTACACCCGAACTGCAGGCCCGACGCGATCGGACCGACCTCTGGACCGGCATCATCGTCGGTGCACTCGTCATCGCATTCGTATCGTTCCGAGGCACGAGCGCCGTCGTGTCCCTCTTCGCGACGCCGGGCGCCATCACCGTCGATGCACACATTCCAGCCCAGGTGATCACGACGCGACTCGGTGAGGGAACGGAGGCGACCGTCACGAGCGGCACGCTCGTGGTGGCGGACGTCAACACTGTCAGCGTGATCTGCCTCGTCCTCGCCATCGTTCTCGGCGCGCTCGGACTCGCCGCCGCCGCCGCTCTCGGGGCGTGGAGCTGCATCCGCATGCTGCGCGGAACTGTCTTCGATCAACTGAATGTGCGGCTGCTGTTCGCATTGTCGTTGAGCCTGCTGCTCGCCTGGGCAGGCGAGTACTGGTTCCGGAACATGGGCCTCAACGGCGTCTTCGCCGCGATCGACGAAGACTTCCGCGGACAGACCGCATTCAATCTCGCGACCGTCCCGCTCCTGGTTGCGGCCATCGCAGTCGGCGTGCTCGTGATCGTGTTCCGCCGCGGGACAGCGCTTCAGAAAGATGCTGAGGGTCTCGTATGACTCCTGCTGCGGAAGAGGAGGACACCGGCATCCACTGCCGACTCGATGAGTTGCTCGCCGAACGCGGGATGACGCTCACCGAGCTGAGCGCGAGGGTCGGGGTGAGCATCGTCAATCTGTCGGTGCTGAAGAACGACCGGGCACGGGCGATCCGCTACTCGACGCTGCGGGCGATCTGCGACGCACTCGGCTGCGAGGTCGGCGAGTTGCTCGTGCTCGCTCCGCACGAGTGAGCCCCCGCGGAGTGATCTCCCGCGCCTGAGACGGCAGGTCGCGCGACATCGCAGGGATGACGGATGCCCCGGCAGCCGTCATCCTTCGTCATCTCCGCACCGAGAACGCATGACTGCTCCTAACGTTGATCCGCACGGCGCACATCCAGCGCCCTTCGACTTGGAGTCTCATGAGCAGCACCACTCGCGCCCAGAAAGCGCCGGACACCCGCAGCCCCGCACGGAAGCTGCT
The DNA window shown above is from Microbacterium murale and carries:
- a CDS encoding helix-turn-helix domain-containing protein, whose protein sequence is MTPAAEEEDTGIHCRLDELLAERGMTLTELSARVGVSIVNLSVLKNDRARAIRYSTLRAICDALGCEVGELLVLAPHE